The following are encoded together in the Strix aluco isolate bStrAlu1 chromosome 13, bStrAlu1.hap1, whole genome shotgun sequence genome:
- the KIAA1191 gene encoding putative monooxygenase p33MONOX, which produces MNSRQPDAPALEQGGGARPGKMSLPVGVPRRAFSYDDALEDTAPMTPPPADLCANVLWKQPVIPERKYQELSKLEEGDANMNAPVITPSSSTESVNKIPVVKAKATHIIMNSLITKQTQESIQRFEQQAGLRDAGYTPHKGLTTEETKYHRVAEAVHKLKMQSGEMTKDDKQTSSAQSTPSSTPHSSPKHKNRGWFSQGSSTSLPGPDFAMEAGGDKLPSERWSFFGPKAIQKSTTDPGGFTIQSYKGAQKPSPMELMRAQATRMPEDPVTFKPPKMDIPVAEGRKQSPRSHNIKPRDLNVLTPTGF; this is translated from the exons aTGAACTCGCGGCAGCCGGACGCTCCCG CGCTGGAgcagggcggcggggcccgcccggGCAAGATGTCGCTGCCCGTCGGCGTGCCGCGGCGGGCCTTCAGCTACGACGACGCCCTGGAGGACACGGCGCCCATGACGCCGCCGCCCGCCGACCTGTGCGCCAACGTCCTCTGGAAGCAGCCGGTCATCCCCGAGCGCAAGTACCAGGAGCTCTCGAAG CTTGAGGAAGGGGATGCCAATATGAATGCACCTGTCATAACTCCTTCATCGTCTACTGAAAGTGTGAACAAGATACCTGTGGTGAAGGCCAAGGCCACTCATATCATCATGAACTCTCTCATTACAA AGCAGACTCAGGAGAGCATTCAGCGCTttgagcagcaggcagggctgagaGACGCTGGCTACACTCCCCACAAAGGCCTCACTACTGAGGAGACCAAGTATCACCGGGTGGCTGAGGCAGTCCAC AAGCTAAAAATGCAGAGTGGAGAGATGACGAAAGATGACAAACAGACTTCTTCTGCTCAGTCCACTCCAAGCAGCACTCCCCATTCTTCTCCTAAGCATAAAAACAG GGGTTGGTTTAGTCAGGGATCCTCGACTTCTCTCCCTGGCCCAGACTTTGCCATGGAAGCTGGTGGAGACAAATTGCCATCAGAAAGATGGAGCTTTTTTGGACCCAAAGCCATCCAGAAATCCACCACTGATCCAG GAGGATTTACCATCCAATCCTATAAGGGTGCCCAGAAGCCATCCCCAATGGAGCTAATGCGTGCTCAGGCTACTAGGATGCCAGAGGATCCAGTCACCTTCAAGCCCCCCAAAATGGACATTCCAGTTGCAGAAGGGAGGAAACAATCTCCACGTTCCCATAATATCAAGCCTCGGGATCTGAACGTGCTCACTCCTACTGGGTTCTAG
- the ARL10 gene encoding ADP-ribosylation factor-like protein 10 isoform X2, translated as MAPPGALRDLTLALGAAVAAFGSLLFIAWKIYFRGIGTGIGWSDWWERELQELRNRAPPGDALDWRQVLVLGLDGAGKSSVVHYICSQTAREHIAPTRSFNSAQLYVEGLEMDLLEVGGSQNLRVYWPHYLSQAHVLVFVVDSVDRSRLLTARQELHTLLAAEPRLPLVVLANKQDKSDALSAAELREELALHTLSEQRELFLLPTSATWASLSTATSVLRVKSLLVTLLSQP; from the exons ATGGCTCCGCCCGGCGCCCTCCGAGACCTGACGCTGGCCCTGGGGGCCGCCGTGGCCGCCTTCGGCTCCCTCCTCTTCATCGCCTGGAAGATCTATTTCCGCGGCATCGGCACCGGCATCGGCTGGAGCGACTGGTGGGAgcgggagctgcaggagctgcggaACCGAGCTCCCCCCGGCGACGCG CTGGACTGGCGGcaggtgctggtgctggggctggacGGGGCCGGGAAGAGCAGCGTCGTGCACTACATCTGCAGCCAGACGGCCAGGGAGCACATCGCACCCACCCGCAGCTTCAACTCTGCCCAGCTCTACGTCGAGGGGCTGGAGATGGACCTGCTGGAGG TGGGTGGCAGCCAGAACCTGCGAGTGTACTGGCCCCACTACCTGAGCCAGGCCCACGTGCTGGTGTTCGTGGTGGACTCGGTGGACAGGTCGCGCCTGCTGACGGCACGCCAGGAGCTGCACACACTGCTGGCCGCGGAGCCCCGGCTGCCCCTGGTCGTGCTGGCCAACAAGCAG GACAAGAGTGATGCCCTGAGCGCGGCAGAGCTGCGGGAGGAGCTGGCCCTGCACACTCTCAGTGAGCAGCGggagctcttcctcctgcccacCAGCGCGACCTGGGCCAGCCTGAGCACTGCCACCAGCGTCCTACGTGTGAAGAGCCTGTTGGTCAccctgctctcccagccctga
- the ARL10 gene encoding ADP-ribosylation factor-like protein 10 isoform X1 has product MALGDPPAAHPAGKGSSVWTTPGAHWVGDGCAEAGGAGKDPLLPAGPSTSCLSIGLWVLGPAPPHPTPCGTPQLDWRQVLVLGLDGAGKSSVVHYICSQTAREHIAPTRSFNSAQLYVEGLEMDLLEVGGSQNLRVYWPHYLSQAHVLVFVVDSVDRSRLLTARQELHTLLAAEPRLPLVVLANKQDKSDALSAAELREELALHTLSEQRELFLLPTSATWASLSTATSVLRVKSLLVTLLSQP; this is encoded by the exons ATGGCCCTTGGGGACCCtcctgcagcccatcctgctgggaaGGGGTCCTCAGTCTGGACCACCCCTGGAGCCCACTGGGTTGGAGATGGGTGTGCAgaggctgggggggctggcaAGGACCCCTTGCTGCCGGCTGGTCCCTCAACCAGCTGCCTGAGCATCGGGCTGTGGGTCCTGGGAccggcccccccccaccccactccctgtGGCACCCCACAGCTGGACTGGCGGcaggtgctggtgctggggctggacGGGGCCGGGAAGAGCAGCGTCGTGCACTACATCTGCAGCCAGACGGCCAGGGAGCACATCGCACCCACCCGCAGCTTCAACTCTGCCCAGCTCTACGTCGAGGGGCTGGAGATGGACCTGCTGGAGG TGGGTGGCAGCCAGAACCTGCGAGTGTACTGGCCCCACTACCTGAGCCAGGCCCACGTGCTGGTGTTCGTGGTGGACTCGGTGGACAGGTCGCGCCTGCTGACGGCACGCCAGGAGCTGCACACACTGCTGGCCGCGGAGCCCCGGCTGCCCCTGGTCGTGCTGGCCAACAAGCAG GACAAGAGTGATGCCCTGAGCGCGGCAGAGCTGCGGGAGGAGCTGGCCCTGCACACTCTCAGTGAGCAGCGggagctcttcctcctgcccacCAGCGCGACCTGGGCCAGCCTGAGCACTGCCACCAGCGTCCTACGTGTGAAGAGCCTGTTGGTCAccctgctctcccagccctga
- the NOP16 gene encoding nucleolar protein 16 codes for MPKAKGKSRRQKYSYNLNRKRLYRSARRRAAPRIACSHIRHAWDPTKSVAQNLAEMGLAEDPNKAVPIPRKKLLGMEVESNGQRKKIVRKPYVVNEMEYEASLPEKKSNTLSRDLIDYVRYMIQNHGENYKEMARDEKNYYQDTPKQIKRKINVYKNFYPEEYKDFVASLKQEKMDVQ; via the exons ATGCCGAAGGCGAAGGGGAAGAGCCGCCGGCAGAAGTATTCCTACAACCTCAACCGCAAGCGGCTCTAccgcagcgcccgccgccgcgccgccccgcgtaTCGCCTG CTCGCATATCCGCCATGCCTGGGACCCGACCAAGTCGGTGGCGCAGAATCTGGCCGAGATGGGCCTGGCCGAGGATCCCAACAAGgccgtccccatccccaggaaGAAGCTGCTG GGGATGGAAGTGGAAAGCAatggacaaagaaagaaaatagtgcGGAAGCCCTACGTGGTGAACG AGATGGAATATGAGGCCAGTCTCCCTGAGAAGAAGTCAAACACCCTCTCACGAGACCTCATTGATTACGTGCGGTACATGATACAGAACCACGGGGAGAACTACAAG GAAATGGCTCGAGATGAGAAGAACTACTACCAGGATACTCCCAAGCAGATAAAGAGAAAGATCAACGTGTACAAGAACTTCTATCCCGAGGAGTACAAGGATTTCGTTGCATCACTCAAGCAGGAGAAGATGGATGTGCAGTGA
- the HIGD2A gene encoding HIG1 domain family member 2A, mitochondrial, which translates to MAAAPPPPLEPSPLPVFSQEGFGDKFLRKTRENPLVPLGCLCTVGVLTYGLISFQRGNTRHSQLMMRARILAQGFTIAALLGGMVVTAMKSRK; encoded by the exons ATGGCGGCCGCGCCTCCCCCGCCGCTGGAGCCCAGCCCGCTGCCGGTGTTCAGCCAGGAGGGCTTCGGGGACAAGTTCCTGCGCAAGACCCGCGAGAACCCCCTGGTGCCCCTCG GCTGCCTCTGCACTGTCGGCGTCCTGACCTACGGACTGATCAGCTTCCAGAGAGGCAACACCCGTCACTCTCAGCTGATGATGCGGGCACGTATCCTGGCCCAGGGCTTCACCATCGCAGCCCTCCTGGGAGGCATGGTGGTCACAGCCATGAAATCTAGAAAGTGA
- the CLTB gene encoding clathrin light chain B isoform X1 translates to MADDFGFFSSSEGAGAEEDPAAAFLAQQESEIAGIENDEGFGPTDGESAAAPAGQAAPPEPAGFQNGGATVNGDVFQESNGPTDAYAAIAKADRLTQEPESIRKWREEQKKRLEELDAASKVTEQEWREKAKKDLEEWNLRQNEQMEKNRANNRIADKAFYQQPDADVIGYVASEEAFLKESKEESPGSEWEKVAQLCDFNPKSSKQSKDVSRMRSVLISLKQTPLSR, encoded by the exons aTGGCCGACGACTTCGGCTTCTTTTCCTCGTCCGAGGGGGCCGGCGCCGAGGAGGACCCGGCCGCCGCTTTCCTGGCCCAGCAGGAGAGCGAAATCGCGGGCATCGAGAACGACGAGGGCTTCGGGCCGACCGACGGCGAAtcggccgccgccccggccgggcAGGCGGCCCCGCCGGAACCGG CTGGTTTCCAGAATGGAGGAGCCACTGTCAATGGAGATGTCTTTCAG GAGTCCAATGGCCCCACCGATGCCTACGCAGCCATAGCCAAGGCTGACCGGCTGACCCAGGAACCTGAGAGCATCCGCAAGTGGAGGGAGGAGCAGAAGAAGCGTCTGGAGGAGCTGG ATGCGGCATCGAAGGTGACTGAGCAGGAATGGCGTGAGAAAGCCAAGAAGGACCTGGAGGAGTGGAACCTGCGTCAGAATGAGCAGATGGAGAAGAACAGGGCAAACAACAG GATCGCTGACAAAGCCTTTTACCAGCAGCCGGACGCCGATGTGATTGGCTATGT GGCCTCAGAGGAAGCATTCCTGAAGGAGTCCAAGGAGGAAAGCCCAGGCTCTGAGTGGGAGAAGGTGGCCCAGCTCTGTGATTTCAACCCCAAGAGCAGCAAGCAGAGCAAGGATGTCTCGCGGATGCGCTCGGTGCTCATCTCCCTCAAACAGACACCCCTGTCCCGCTAG
- the CLTB gene encoding clathrin light chain B isoform X2 codes for MADDFGFFSSSEGAGAEEDPAAAFLAQQESEIAGIENDEGFGPTDGESAAAPAGQAAPPEPAGFQNGGATVNGDVFQESNGPTDAYAAIAKADRLTQEPESIRKWREEQKKRLEELDAASKVTEQEWREKAKKDLEEWNLRQNEQMEKNRANNRASEEAFLKESKEESPGSEWEKVAQLCDFNPKSSKQSKDVSRMRSVLISLKQTPLSR; via the exons aTGGCCGACGACTTCGGCTTCTTTTCCTCGTCCGAGGGGGCCGGCGCCGAGGAGGACCCGGCCGCCGCTTTCCTGGCCCAGCAGGAGAGCGAAATCGCGGGCATCGAGAACGACGAGGGCTTCGGGCCGACCGACGGCGAAtcggccgccgccccggccgggcAGGCGGCCCCGCCGGAACCGG CTGGTTTCCAGAATGGAGGAGCCACTGTCAATGGAGATGTCTTTCAG GAGTCCAATGGCCCCACCGATGCCTACGCAGCCATAGCCAAGGCTGACCGGCTGACCCAGGAACCTGAGAGCATCCGCAAGTGGAGGGAGGAGCAGAAGAAGCGTCTGGAGGAGCTGG ATGCGGCATCGAAGGTGACTGAGCAGGAATGGCGTGAGAAAGCCAAGAAGGACCTGGAGGAGTGGAACCTGCGTCAGAATGAGCAGATGGAGAAGAACAGGGCAAACAACAG GGCCTCAGAGGAAGCATTCCTGAAGGAGTCCAAGGAGGAAAGCCCAGGCTCTGAGTGGGAGAAGGTGGCCCAGCTCTGTGATTTCAACCCCAAGAGCAGCAAGCAGAGCAAGGATGTCTCGCGGATGCGCTCGGTGCTCATCTCCCTCAAACAGACACCCCTGTCCCGCTAG
- the FAF2 gene encoding FAS-associated factor 2 gives MAAPEERELTAEQTEKLLQFQDLTGIESMDQCRHTLEQHNWNIEAAVQDRLNEQEGVPSVFNPPPSRPLQVNTADHRIYSYVVSRPQPRGLLGWGYYFIMLPFRFTYYTLLDIFRFALRFIRPDPRSRVTDPVGDIISFIHMFEEKYGRIHPVFYQGTYSQALNDAKRELRFLLVYLHGDDHQDTDEFCRNTLCVPEVITLINTRMLFWACSTNKPEGYRVSQALRENTYPFLAVIMLKDRRMTVVGRLEGLIQADDLINQLMFIMDANQTYLVSERLEREERNQTQVLRQQQDEAYLASLRADQEKERKKKEERERKKKKEEEVQQQKLAEERRRQTLQEEKERKSECLPPEPHPDDPESVKIIFKLPNDSRVERRFHFTQSLTVIHDFLFSLKESPEKFQIEANFPRRVLPCLPTEEWPNPPTLQEAGLSHTEVLFVQDLTDD, from the exons ATGGCGGCGCCTGAGGAGCGGGAGCTGACGGCGGAGCAGACCGAGAAGCTGCTGCAGTTCCAG GACCTGACCGGCATAGAGTCCATGGACCAGTGTCGTCACACACTGGAGCAGCACAACTGGAACATAGAG GCAGCTGTACAGGACCGACTGAATGAGCAAGAGGGTGTCCCAAGTGTCTTTAATCCTCCTCCATCACGGCCATTGCAGGTCAATACAGCCGACCACAGGATCTACAGCTACGTTGTCTCAAGGCCACAGCCAAGG GGCCTGTTAGGATGGGGTTACTACTTCATAATGCTTCCATTCCGATTTACCTATTACACATTACTTGATATATTTAG GTTTGCTCTGCGTTTTATACGCCCTGATCCTCGTAGTCGGGTCACTGACCCAGTGGGTGACATTATTTCGTTTATTCATATGTTTgaggaaaaatatgggaggataCACCCTGTCTTCTACCAGGGAACTTACAGCCAG GCACTGAATGATGCCAAGCGGGAGCTGCGCTTTCTGTTGGTTTATCTTCATGGAGATGACCACCAAGACACAGATGAATTCTGCCG CAATACACTGTGTGTACCTGAGGTGATCACCCTCATAAACACTAGAATGCTCTTCTGGGCTTGCTCAACCAATAAACCAGAGGGATACAGAG TCTCCCAGGCTCTGCGAGAGAACACATACCCATTCCTGGCTGTGATCATGCTGAAGGATCGCAGAATGACAGTAGTTGGACGTCTAGAAGGCCTCATCCAGGCTGATGACCTCATTAATCAACTGATGTTCATCATGGACGCCAACCAGACGTACCTGGTGTCCGAACGTCTGGAAAG GGAAGAGAGGAACCAAACCCAAGttctgaggcagcagcaggatgaggcATATCTGGCATCCTTGCGTGCGGACCAGGAAAAGGAACGCAAGAAGAAGGAAGAacgggagaggaagaagaagaaggaggaggaagtgcaGCAGCAAAAACTAGCAGAGGAGAGGCGGCGACAG AcgctgcaggaggagaaggagcggAAGTCTGAATGCCTTCCTCCCGAGCCACATCCCGATGACCCAGAGAGTGTTAAGATCATTTTCAAGCTGCCTAACGATTCCAGGGTGGAGCGGCGATTCCACTTCACACAGTCATTGACG GTGATCCATGACTTCTTGTTCTCCTTGAAAGAAAGCCCTGAAAAGTTCCAGATTGAGGCCAACTTCCCTCGCCGTGTCCTGCCCTGCCTCCCGACAGAGGAGTGGCCCAACCCACCCACGCTGCAGGAGGCCGGACTCAGCCACACGGAAGTCCTCTTTGTGCAGGACCTCACGGACGATTGA